One genomic segment of Hippoglossus hippoglossus isolate fHipHip1 chromosome 22, fHipHip1.pri, whole genome shotgun sequence includes these proteins:
- the timm9 gene encoding mitochondrial import inner membrane translocase subunit Tim9, with the protein MAAQVTESDQIKQFKEFLGTYNKVTENCFMDCVKDFTTRDVKPEESSCSESCLQKYLKMTQRISMRFQEYHIQQNEALAAKAGLLAQPR; encoded by the exons ATGGCCGCCCAGGTGACGGAGTCTGATCAGATCAAACAG TTTAAGGAGTTTCTGGGGACGTACAACAAGGTGACGGAGAACTGCTTCATGGACTGTGTCAAAGACTTCACCACCAGAGACGTCAAACCAGAGGAG TCCAGCTGCTCCGAGTCGTGCCTGCAGAAGTATCTGAAGATGACTCAGCGGATCTCCATGAGGTTTCAGGAGTATCACATCCAGCAGAACGAGGCTCTGGCTGCCAAAGCCGGACTGTTGGCACAACCTCGCTGA
- the arid4a gene encoding LOW QUALITY PROTEIN: AT-rich interactive domain-containing protein 4A (The sequence of the model RefSeq protein was modified relative to this genomic sequence to represent the inferred CDS: inserted 1 base in 1 codon; deleted 3 bases in 2 codons), giving the protein MKAADEPAHLTVGTDVSAKYRGAFCEAKIKTVKRMVKVKVTLKGESTSQVVQDDQVKGTLKVGSTVEVKTNEGLSSEAIISKLTDASLYTVVFDDGDEKTLRRTSLCLKGERHFAESETLDQLPLTNPEHFGTPVINKKSNRGGRRSSQAVADEENESSSSEDEEDDKRRLNDELLGKVCSIENEEEPSSWYLALVVSPSCNDELVVKKDQCLVRSFNDSKFHTVARRHVHPVNSISIAKSELSNRRGLEAAQMFLRSREVPDVWKMDMSQILDSSSSDDEDEEEKESEEEDNDEDEKKKKKHIKEEPEEEPDPEERDHFLQQLYKFMEDRGTPINKPPVLGYKDLNLFKLFRLVYHLGGCHKIESGTVWKQVYMDLGIPILNSAASYNVKTAYRKYLYGFEEYCRSASIAFRTXHHNNPPSHHTSQPETAGVEPTEPPTQHVKAEPVDDKGEEAESDSASEKEEMKEPQSSPRGRRRCVGTQLKADRESSSRPEKRGENSEEQREVRRRSNRRMDEFEKGSEDEDEDEDDEDEDELERRRGARSEDDEDGDSVTGTKVRVKYGRGKTQKIYEAHIKKTDLDNGEQFYLVHYYGWNVRYDEWVKAERIIWPVEKGTKKRQRKKVKQNKDEVEKDEEKPAVKPAGAKRGRPQIRTTPTSSAGRSVSKTPSSEGRSNGKSSRTETSSSLANGDSTPRRRTRRTSGMYDSDRASIEDSGNSSDDSESEDPPDKQPSPWRGRTEAPPYQEEEQQEEEEETSEVANISMPTYDDDAVTMATASHSPATAAACPSMSGKVLSQSEDEEEAVQGEEPPVEVTMMPVPLDNESKTLLVQKTSPGQEVVIKSSPDRMSPPPDKNKTSPEKQFSPLPAAEEGDRCTPLSSPRVKGRRANLRETGSETPPRIPLCTPSPALSPSHTAALSSPPRSVLKRQDEPMVVLHCLTTEHLPPESPTMDSDTDSATEEEEEEEEEEEGLPEERSSVALKRKAAEQRAAEKKLRPDRKQEEAASPKTPAPTPKVASGASPKTVSSPLHQERRSEGVMKTEESPCPREETQKEVSGGAMKEQEMHAGTPPLAPEALGPSPAEELEPQIGPEALVCHEVDLDDPDDKEKPVSSSEHLLLMIREQQQAPPPLSHLHQASHPTPHSPHLPQPQVRPFLTAAAPSSTPSSEELRPTRSATEDDGGGVGGEQEGDSSPGFDGSSSSSTSLLSLQENKDRGQKRAMDCNSSPSAKKQKRNQKRPNTPGKVEKNGAGHSSDSEDQSRLSSLSKSQKSRCPGLSSPSSLSKDKANFPSSQRTYKWTLQLDELDNMSSTERISFLQDKLQEIRKYYMTLKSEVASIDRRRKRLKKKEREVSNTTASTSSGSSDTGMSPSSASPTQNTVAVECR; this is encoded by the exons TGTTTGATGACGGAGATGAGAAGACGCTGCGTCGTACGTCCCTGTGTCTGAAGGGGGAGAGACATTTTGCAGAGAGTGAG ACATTGGACCAGCTGCCTCTAACAAACCCGGAGCATTTCGGAACTCCGGTCATCAACAAGAAGTCCAACCGTGGTGGGCGTCGTTCTTCCCAGGCTGT TGCTGATGAGGAGAATGAGTCTTCGTccagtgaggatgaggaggacgacAAGAGGAGGCTTAATGATGAGCTGCTGGGAAAAGTCTGCAGCATCGAGAACGAGGAGGAGCCAAGCAGCTGGTACCTGGCTCTG GTGGTGTCTCCGAGCTGTAACGATGAGCTTGTGGTGAAGAAGGATCAGTGTCTGGTCCGATCGTTCAATGACTCCAAGTT CCACACGGTGGCTAGGAGACACGTCCACCCTGTCAACTCCATCAGCATCGCCAAGTCTGAGTTGTCCAACAGGAGAG GTCTAGAAGCAGCCCAGATGTTCTTGAGGAGTAGGGAGGTTCCAGATGTGTGGAAGATGGACATGAGTCAGATCCTGGACTCGTCCTCCAGTGACGATGAGGacgaagaagagaaggagagcgaggaggaggacaaCGACgaagatgagaagaaaaagaagaagcacatAAAAGAGGAG ccgGAGGAGGAGCCTGACCCGGAGGAGAGGGACCACTTCCTGCAACAGCTCTACAAGTTCATGGAGGACAGAG GAACTCCTATCAACAAACCTCCTGTGTTGGGCTACAAGGACCTGAACCTCTTTAAGCTTTTCAGACTGGTCTATCACCTGGGAGGCTGCCACAAG attGAGTCTGGGACGGTGTGGAAGCAGGTCTACATGGATCTGGGGATCCCCATCCTGAACTCTGCTGCATCCTACAACGTCAAGACGGCCTACAGGAA GTACCTGTACGGGTTCGAGGAGTACTGCCGGTCCGCCTCCATCGCCTTCAGGA TCCATCACAACAAC CCGCCCTCCCACCACACCAGCCAACCAGAGACAGCAGGGGTGGAGCCCACAGAGCCCCCCACGCAACATGTGAAGGCGGAGCCTGTTGACGACAAg ggggaggaggcagagtcGGACAGTGCgagcgagaaggaggagatgaaggagccTCAGTCGTCACCAAGG gggaggaggaggtgtgtgggCACTCAGCTGAAAGCAGATAGAGAGTCGTCCTCCAGGccggagaaaagaggagagaacagcgaggagcagagggaggtgaggagaCGCAGCAACAGAAGAATGGACGAATTCGAGAAAGGCTCtgaggacgaggatgaggacgaggacgatgaggatgaggatgagctggagaggaggagaggagccag gagtgaggatgatgaggatggagACTCTGTGACGGGGACGAAGGTCAGGGTGAAGTACGGCAGAGGAAAAACTCAGAAAATCTACGAAGCTCACATCAAGAAGACGGACCTAGACAACGGAGAACAGTTCTACCTGGTTCACTACTACGGCTGGAACGTCAG GTACGACGAGTGGGTGAAGGCCGAAAGGATCATCTGGCCCGTGGAGAAAGGaacaaagaagagacagaggaagaaggtgAAG CAGAACAAAGACGAGGTggagaaagatgaagagaagCCAGCGGTGAAGCCAGCGGGGGCGAAGCGAGGTCGTCCTCAGATAAGAACCACACCAACCAGCTCTGCCGGTCGCAGCGTCTCAAAGACGCCAAGCAGCGAAGGTCGATCCAACGGCAAGAGCAGCAGAACCGAGACGTCGTCCAGCTTGGCCAACGGAGACA GTACTCCTCGCAGGAGAACCAGGAGAACGTCGGGCATGTACGACTCGGACAGAGCGTCCATCG AGGATTCTGGGAACTCTTCCGACGACAGCGAATCAGAAGACCCGCCTGATAAACAGCCATCCCCTTGGCGAGGGAGAACTGAAGCCCCGCCCtaccaggaggaggagcaacaggaggaggaagaggaaacgaGTGAGGTCGCTAACATCTCAATGCCTACTTATGACGATGACgctgtcaccatggcaacagcaagTCATTCACCTGCCACTGCCGCAGCATGTCCCAGCATGTCTGGGAAAGTgctgagccaatcagaggatgaggaggaggcagtgcAGGGGGAGGAGCCTCCAGTTGAAGTCACCATGATGCCAGTTCCCCTGGACAACGAGAGCAAAACGTTGTTGGTGCAGAAAACGTCTCCTGGACAGGAAGTGGTCATCAAGTCATCTCCCGACAGGATGTCTCCTCCCCCTGACAAGAACAAAACGTCTCCTGAGAAGCAGTTCTCCCCCCTAcctgctgcagaggagggggacaggtgcactcctctgtcctcccccaGGGTCAAAGGCCGGCGGGCCAACCTTAGAGAGACAGGCTCTGAAACTCCTCCCAGAATCCCCCTCTGCACTCCCAGCCCTGCCCTCAGTCCCTCCCACACTGCAGcactctcttctcctcctcgcaGCGTCCTAAAGAGACAGGACGAGCCCATGGTGGTCCTCCATTGTCTCACCACAGAGCATCTCCCCCCTGAGTCTCCCACCATGGACTCGGACACTGACTCTgccactgaggaggaggaggaggaggaggaggaggaggagggtttaccTGAGGAAAGGAGCAGCGTGGCGCTTAAACGtaaagcagcagagcagagagcagcagagaagaagcTCCGCccagacaggaagcaggaggaggcagcCTCCCCCAAAACCCCCGCCCCCACACCCAAGGTGGCGTCCGGAGCTTCACCCAAAACCGTCTCCTCCCCGCTCCACcaagagaggaggagtgagggggTGATGAAAACAGAGGAATCACCCTGTcccagagaggagacacagaaggAGGTATCAGGTGGAGCCATGAAGGAGCAAGAGATGCATGCTGGGACACCTCCCCTTGCCCCAGAGGCTTTGGGTCCCTCCCCCGCTGAGGAGCTGGAGCCGCAGATCGGTCCTGAGGCGCTCGTCTGCCACGAGGTGGACCTGGACGACCCCGACGACAAGGAGAAgcccgtctcctcctcagagcACCTCCTCCTGATGATAAGGGAGCAGCAACAAGCTCCGCCCCCGCTGTCTCACCTCCACCAAGCTTCCCACCCTACCCCACACTCACCTCACCTCCCCCAGCCTCAGGTCAGGCCCTTCCTCACTGCCGCTGCTCCCagctccaccccctcctccgAGGAACTGCGCCCGACCAGGAGCGCCACAGAGGACGATgggggaggagtggggggggaaCAGGAGGGCGACTCCAGTCCTGGGTTTGacggcagcagctcctcctccacctccctgctgTCACTGCAGGAGAACAAGGACCGAG GTCAGAAGAGGGCGATGGACTGTAACTCCAGCCCGTCGGCCAAGAAACAGAAACGCAACCAGAAACGACCAAACACGCCTGGGAAGGTGGAGAAGAACGGAGCAG GGCACAGCAGCGACAGCGAGGACCAGTCTCGTCTGTCGTCTCTGTCCAAGTCTCAGAAGTCTCGGTGTCCTGGTTTGTCGTCTCCGTCTTCTCTCAGCAAAGACAAAGCCAACTTCCCGTCATCTCAGAGAACGTACAAGTGGACGCTCCAGCTCG atgaGCTGGACAACATGTCGAGCACAGAGAGGATCTCCTTCCTGCAGGACAAGCTGCAGGAGATCAGAAAGTACTACATGACCCTGAAGTCAGAGGTCGCCTCCATCGACAGACGCAGGAAGAGGCtaaaaaagaaggagagagagg tgTCAAACACGACGGCGTCGACCTCGTCGGGTTCCTCAGACACAGGTATGAGTCCGTCCTCGGCCTCGCCCACTCAGAACACCGTTGCTGTGGAGTGCAGGTGA